From the genome of Phytohabitans rumicis, one region includes:
- a CDS encoding DUF6851 domain-containing protein, with the protein MATFGLSLRRRSLLLGGVGGAAALATPRDSAMAAAPQIDFDFDTGNALDINQGDEAVGQSPATVFLNPSDEAMWAWVKHLSAIAWFDAVAPYHPTAVGVRTRVGRRPSSESATNRNMNIALLYASYQVIKAGVPEQAPGLAQLMTVLGLDPADESVDPTSPVGIGNLAGKGAVASRERDGMNLLGDEGRRYNPRPFADYTGYQPVNTAYELTNPSRWQPQMAPHRRRLGAGVGDKGVFTIQHFIAPQLGLIKPYTYADPGQFHLAPPDHTDHHRRTAYKRSVDEVLEASAALTDEQKVMAEFFDNNTAGIGHSPAVAARRHGLGLDGWTQMFLTHAMAVFDTLIAVWHYKAKYDAVRPFSAIRHVYGHRPVTAWGGPGKGTVHDLPGDEWASYLNVEDHPEYPSSSAAICSAAGQAMRRLLGDDVMGWRFPIRAGWTQVEPAITPASAIELHWPTWTDHVNDCASSRIWGGVQFRKTVERSVQFGEQFGDQAHEFMRRHVDGDVED; encoded by the coding sequence ATGGCAACGTTTGGTTTGTCGTTGCGGCGCAGGTCGCTGCTGCTCGGCGGGGTCGGCGGCGCCGCGGCGCTGGCCACGCCGAGAGACAGCGCGATGGCCGCCGCACCCCAGATTGACTTTGACTTCGACACCGGCAACGCCCTCGACATCAACCAGGGCGACGAGGCTGTCGGGCAGTCGCCCGCCACGGTGTTTCTCAACCCCTCGGACGAGGCCATGTGGGCCTGGGTCAAGCACCTGTCGGCGATCGCGTGGTTCGACGCGGTCGCGCCTTACCACCCGACCGCGGTCGGCGTACGCACGCGGGTCGGCCGCCGTCCCTCCAGCGAGTCGGCCACCAACCGCAACATGAACATCGCCCTTCTCTACGCCTCCTATCAAGTGATCAAAGCTGGTGTGCCGGAGCAGGCGCCGGGGCTCGCGCAGCTGATGACCGTGCTCGGCTTAGACCCTGCCGACGAGTCGGTGGATCCGACCAGTCCGGTCGGCATCGGCAACCTGGCGGGAAAGGGCGCGGTCGCCTCCCGGGAGCGGGACGGCATGAACCTGTTGGGTGACGAGGGTCGCCGGTACAACCCGCGGCCGTTCGCGGACTACACCGGCTACCAGCCGGTGAACACCGCATATGAGCTGACCAACCCGTCGCGCTGGCAGCCGCAGATGGCCCCGCACCGCCGCCGCCTCGGCGCGGGCGTCGGCGACAAGGGCGTCTTCACCATCCAGCACTTCATCGCGCCGCAGCTGGGGTTGATCAAGCCCTACACCTACGCGGACCCGGGCCAGTTCCACCTCGCCCCGCCCGACCACACCGACCACCATCGGCGTACGGCCTACAAGCGCTCAGTCGACGAGGTCCTGGAGGCGTCGGCCGCACTCACCGACGAGCAGAAGGTGATGGCGGAGTTCTTCGACAACAACACGGCGGGCATAGGCCACTCGCCGGCAGTCGCAGCTCGGCGGCACGGGCTGGGCCTGGACGGCTGGACTCAGATGTTCCTGACGCACGCGATGGCGGTTTTCGACACGCTGATCGCGGTCTGGCATTACAAGGCCAAGTACGACGCCGTGCGGCCGTTCAGCGCGATCCGGCACGTGTACGGCCACCGCCCGGTGACCGCCTGGGGCGGCCCCGGCAAAGGCACCGTGCACGACCTGCCCGGCGACGAGTGGGCCAGCTACCTGAACGTGGAGGACCACCCGGAGTACCCGTCGAGCTCCGCGGCGATCTGCTCCGCGGCAGGGCAGGCGATGCGTCGTCTCCTCGGCGATGACGTCATGGGCTGGCGGTTCCCGATACGGGCCGGCTGGACGCAGGTGGAGCCAGCGATCACCCCGGCCAGCGCCATCGAGCTGCACTGGCCCACCTGGACCGACCACGTGAACGACTGCGCCAGCAGTCGGATATGGGGCGGCGTGCAGTTCCGGAAGACGGTGGAGCGGTCCGTCCAGTTTGGAGAGCAGTTCGGCGACCAGGCCCATGAGTTCATGCGCCGGCACGTCGACGGCGATGTCGAGGACTGA
- a CDS encoding vanadium-dependent haloperoxidase: MATFGRTPVSGLSLRRRSLLLGGVGGAAALAMLADGAKAAAQAPEIDFDLDTDNAIDLLQPANDAAVATPSADVLGPMDVTMFLWVNHVTVLAWFDAVAPYHSTAVGVYTRIGRRPDSESATNRNLNIAIFHASLQVVKVVVPEQVPVIRQLMTVLGLNPADESVDPTSPVGIGNLAGKGVIAARARDGMNLLGDVGRRYNPRPFADYTGYQPVNTAYELTNPSRWQPQLTPHRRRLGAGVADKGVFTVQHFVTPQLRLVKPYTYEDPGQFQLAPPDHTDHHRRGEYKRSVDEVLAASAALTDAQKVMAEFFDNKLLGIGQPRAVVARRHQELGVQGWVQLFLAHSTAVFDALVAVWHQKTTYDAVRPFSAIRHVYGHRPVRAWGGIGKGTVNDIPADEWTSYLNVADHPEYPSGSTTLCSAEAQAVRRFVGDDVLDWRLPIPAGSALVEAGITPTNAIELHWPTWTEFVRDCAFSRVWGGVHFRKTVERSIEFGAQFGDRGYEFAQRYINGDVED; encoded by the coding sequence ATGGCGACGTTTGGACGTACCCCGGTGTCTGGTTTGTCGTTGCGGCGCAGGTCGCTGCTGCTCGGTGGGGTCGGCGGCGCCGCGGCGCTGGCCATGCTGGCGGATGGCGCGAAGGCCGCCGCGCAGGCGCCCGAGATCGACTTCGACCTCGACACCGACAACGCCATCGACTTGCTGCAACCCGCCAACGACGCCGCCGTGGCGACGCCCTCAGCGGATGTTCTCGGCCCCATGGACGTGACCATGTTTCTCTGGGTCAACCACGTGACGGTGCTCGCGTGGTTCGACGCGGTCGCGCCCTACCACTCGACCGCGGTCGGTGTGTACACCCGGATCGGCCGCCGTCCCGACAGCGAGTCGGCCACCAACCGCAACCTGAACATCGCCATCTTCCACGCCTCACTCCAAGTGGTCAAAGTCGTGGTGCCGGAGCAGGTGCCGGTGATCAGGCAGCTGATGACCGTGCTCGGCCTGAATCCCGCCGACGAGTCGGTGGATCCGACCAGTCCGGTCGGCATCGGCAACCTGGCTGGCAAGGGCGTGATCGCGGCCCGTGCGCGGGATGGCATGAACCTGTTGGGTGACGTCGGTCGCCGGTACAACCCGCGGCCGTTCGCGGACTACACCGGCTATCAGCCGGTGAACACCGCCTACGAGCTGACCAACCCGTCACGTTGGCAGCCGCAGCTGACCCCGCACCGCCGCCGCCTCGGGGCGGGAGTGGCCGACAAGGGCGTCTTCACCGTCCAGCATTTCGTCACGCCGCAGCTGCGGCTGGTCAAGCCCTACACGTACGAGGATCCAGGCCAGTTCCAGCTCGCTCCACCCGATCACACCGACCACCACCGGCGCGGGGAGTACAAGCGCTCGGTCGACGAGGTCCTGGCGGCGTCGGCCGCGCTCACCGACGCGCAGAAGGTGATGGCGGAGTTCTTCGACAACAAGCTGCTGGGCATCGGCCAGCCGCGGGCTGTCGTGGCTCGGCGCCACCAGGAGTTGGGCGTGCAGGGCTGGGTTCAGCTGTTCCTGGCGCACTCGACGGCGGTCTTCGACGCGCTGGTCGCGGTCTGGCATCAGAAGACCACGTACGACGCGGTCCGGCCGTTCAGCGCGATCCGGCACGTGTACGGCCACCGCCCGGTGCGGGCCTGGGGCGGGATTGGCAAGGGGACGGTCAACGACATCCCCGCCGACGAGTGGACCAGCTACCTGAACGTGGCGGACCACCCCGAGTACCCGTCGGGTTCCACGACGCTCTGCTCCGCGGAGGCACAGGCGGTACGGCGCTTCGTGGGCGATGACGTCCTGGACTGGCGGCTCCCCATTCCCGCCGGCTCGGCACTGGTGGAAGCGGGGATCACCCCTACCAACGCGATCGAGTTGCACTGGCCGACCTGGACCGAATTCGTGCGGGACTGCGCCTTCAGCCGGGTGTGGGGCGGCGTGCACTTCCGGAAGACGGTCGAGCGGTCCATCGAGTTCGGCGCGCAGTTCGGCGACCGCGGCTACGAGTTCGCGCAGCGGTACATCAACGGCGACGTCGAGGACTGA
- a CDS encoding vanadium-dependent haloperoxidase: protein MTTLGRRSVLIGGAGGAAALAMGYPGTATAGPLAAAAPIPFDLDTGNIIRDLSGAVDSRSLPDVAPMDVTLHMRITHMVSIAWFDACAPYHPTAVGVYTRIGRRPSSESATNRNRNIAAVYGTFQVIKGVAPDRLPAFRTLMAAIGLNPDDNSEDPTSPVGIGNLAGKGVVAARLRDGMNQLGDVGRRYNPVPYRDYTGYRPVNTAFKLVNPSRWQPQLTPHRRRHGAGVGDKGIFTVQHFVTPQLGRTKPYTFKDPGQFRLAPPEFSDHHRVRDYKRAVDEMLGASAALTDERKVKAEFFDDKLLGIGRAGIAAGIAHPELDLDGWVHLFLTTSLAIFDALVAVWHQKAKYDAPRPFSAIRHVYGHRRVTAWGGVGKGTVNDIPADEWTSYLNVGDHPEYPSGSTTLCSAEAQAARHFLGDDVLGWRYPIPAGWTAVEAGITPASALELHWPTWTDFVQDCAISRVWGGVHFKKTIERSIEFGEQFGDRAYRFAQRYINGDVED from the coding sequence ATGACAACGCTCGGACGCCGGTCGGTGCTGATCGGTGGGGCCGGCGGTGCCGCGGCCCTGGCCATGGGTTACCCGGGAACGGCCACCGCCGGTCCGCTCGCCGCGGCGGCCCCGATTCCTTTTGACCTCGACACCGGCAACATCATCCGGGACCTGTCCGGCGCGGTCGACTCGCGATCGTTGCCGGACGTCGCCCCGATGGACGTGACCCTGCACATGCGGATCACCCACATGGTGTCGATCGCGTGGTTCGACGCGTGTGCGCCGTACCACCCGACCGCGGTCGGCGTGTACACCCGGATCGGCCGCCGCCCCTCCAGCGAGTCCGCCACCAACCGGAACAGGAACATCGCCGCCGTCTACGGCACGTTCCAGGTGATCAAGGGCGTGGCGCCGGACCGGCTGCCGGCGTTCCGGACGCTGATGGCCGCGATCGGGTTGAACCCCGACGACAACTCGGAGGACCCGACCAGTCCGGTCGGCATCGGCAACCTGGCCGGCAAGGGCGTGGTCGCGGCCCGGCTGCGGGACGGCATGAACCAGCTCGGCGACGTGGGCCGCCGGTACAACCCCGTGCCCTACCGGGACTACACCGGCTACCGGCCCGTGAACACCGCCTTCAAACTGGTCAACCCGTCACGCTGGCAGCCGCAGCTGACGCCCCATCGCCGCCGCCACGGCGCGGGCGTCGGTGACAAGGGCATCTTCACCGTCCAGCACTTCGTCACGCCGCAGCTGGGGCGTACCAAGCCATACACGTTCAAGGACCCCGGCCAGTTCCGCCTCGCCCCGCCCGAGTTCAGCGACCACCACCGGGTCAGGGACTACAAGCGCGCGGTGGACGAGATGCTGGGGGCGTCGGCCGCGCTCACCGACGAGCGGAAGGTGAAGGCGGAGTTCTTCGACGACAAGCTGCTGGGCATCGGCCGTGCGGGGATCGCCGCCGGCATCGCCCACCCCGAGCTGGACCTGGACGGCTGGGTCCACCTGTTCCTGACGACCTCGTTGGCGATCTTCGACGCGCTGGTCGCGGTCTGGCACCAGAAGGCCAAGTACGACGCACCGCGGCCGTTCAGCGCGATCCGGCACGTGTACGGCCACCGGCGGGTGACCGCCTGGGGTGGGGTCGGCAAGGGGACGGTCAACGACATCCCCGCCGACGAGTGGACCAGCTACCTGAACGTCGGAGACCACCCGGAGTACCCGTCGGGCTCCACGACGCTCTGCTCCGCGGAGGCACAGGCGGCGCGGCATTTCTTGGGCGATGACGTCCTGGGCTGGCGGTACCCCATTCCGGCCGGCTGGACTGCGGTCGAGGCGGGGATCACCCCCGCCAGCGCGCTCGAGTTGCACTGGCCCACCTGGACCGATTTCGTGCAGGACTGCGCCATCAGCCGGGTGTGGGGCGGTGTGCACTTCAAGAAGACGATCGAGCGGTCCATCGAGTTCGGCGAGCAGTTCGGCGACCGCGCCTACAGGTTCGCGCAGCGGTACATCAACGGCGACGTCGAGGACTGA
- a CDS encoding aromatic prenyltransferase, with the protein MSGAAELERVYSAIEEAAGLADVACARGRVMPILTAYEDALAGAGIGFGLLSGERSAGELDYTMTVSPSVDDPYAVALSNGLVAKTDHPVGALLSDLRKRLSISDHLIDCGVVGGFKKTLAHFPRNMQKVSELADIPSMPSAVGENASFFDRHGLDKVAMIAIDYGRKTMNLYFQRPPKPLERETVLSMVGECGLPSPSQQALEFAQKAFRVNVTLSWDSPEIARIALAQFPARSLDPSVLSDHLEPGFERLRIGAPRTYPGEHINLLGLKWSASGEAVEFVSYYQLSPAQQMMMAAHGEEK; encoded by the coding sequence ATGTCCGGAGCCGCTGAGCTGGAACGTGTGTACTCGGCAATCGAGGAGGCGGCTGGGCTGGCAGACGTGGCCTGCGCGCGCGGGAGGGTCATGCCGATCCTGACCGCGTACGAAGACGCACTCGCCGGGGCCGGGATTGGTTTCGGATTGCTGAGCGGTGAGCGCAGCGCGGGAGAGCTCGACTACACCATGACCGTCTCGCCCAGCGTCGACGACCCATACGCCGTCGCACTGTCGAACGGCCTTGTCGCCAAGACGGACCACCCCGTCGGCGCCCTGCTGTCGGATCTCCGGAAGCGACTTTCCATCAGCGATCACCTTATCGACTGTGGGGTCGTCGGTGGCTTCAAGAAGACCCTGGCACACTTCCCCCGGAACATGCAGAAGGTGTCAGAGCTTGCCGACATCCCGTCGATGCCGAGCGCGGTGGGCGAGAATGCCAGCTTCTTCGACCGGCACGGCCTGGACAAGGTTGCGATGATCGCGATCGACTACGGGCGCAAGACAATGAACCTGTACTTCCAGCGGCCCCCTAAACCTCTCGAACGGGAGACCGTCCTGTCGATGGTCGGCGAATGCGGGCTGCCATCGCCGAGCCAGCAGGCGCTGGAGTTCGCCCAAAAGGCGTTCAGAGTCAATGTCACCCTCAGCTGGGATTCGCCGGAGATCGCACGTATCGCTCTTGCTCAGTTCCCGGCCCGCAGCCTCGATCCGTCGGTACTCTCCGATCACCTCGAACCAGGGTTCGAGCGGCTCAGGATTGGCGCTCCGCGCACCTACCCCGGCGAGCACATCAATCTGCTTGGTCTCAAGTGGTCGGCCAGCGGGGAAGCCGTCGAGTTCGTGTCGTACTACCAGCTTTCGCCGGCGCAGCAGATGATGATGGCGGCCCATGGAGAAGAGAAATAG
- a CDS encoding class I adenylate-forming enzyme family protein, producing the protein MKGFTLPSSIRERGLQLGVMPQMAAGMHASTPLTLDHDLDVLPAAGRRLTVAELADHVDDLAGRMWAAGVRSGEHVVIYKSANFDVWVLATAASRLGAVPVMLSPALNPPTVGALLQRLEQPKLLTDVHKLDALAELPLTDLVARVVIVSGSRPDAASLSELAGAPRLDPVFRGQDEPAMITHTSGTTGVPKLVVHTPRTMGERLKPQWRLLALMRRRETVAIHISFVHSRMFAAMALALLRDMPVLLMKESDPELVAEFFIQNRPGFIEALPNSFMEWEELTEDRRKPFASVKYFSSTFDAIHPRTMSRLVNSSERRGALFFQIYGQSEVGPAVGRAYFRRSAHKANGRCVGWAMPGNARVRVTARDGKRPSEQNPGYIEVAWPGLAKTYFAEQDRYDSNRFGDWWRTGDVGYRTRFGCLHVFDREVDMIPGVRSTLEVEDIVLSRLGELSELVVVRGPKAEPVPVLCTNGDQPLDRERWRAAVAEFPQLADPFQIPQAELPRTATLKVQRIELSRRLHDQLEKRA; encoded by the coding sequence ATGAAGGGCTTTACGCTACCAAGCTCGATTCGGGAGCGCGGTCTCCAGCTCGGCGTGATGCCGCAAATGGCCGCCGGGATGCACGCTTCGACGCCGCTCACACTCGACCACGACCTCGACGTCCTGCCAGCGGCGGGACGGCGCCTGACGGTGGCCGAACTCGCCGACCACGTGGATGACCTGGCCGGCCGGATGTGGGCGGCGGGGGTGCGGTCCGGCGAGCACGTCGTGATCTACAAGTCCGCCAACTTCGACGTCTGGGTTCTGGCCACCGCGGCGTCGCGGCTCGGAGCGGTGCCTGTGATGCTGTCGCCGGCCTTGAACCCCCCGACCGTCGGCGCTCTGCTGCAGCGGCTGGAGCAGCCGAAGCTGCTCACTGACGTGCACAAGCTCGACGCATTGGCCGAGTTGCCGCTGACCGACCTCGTCGCGCGGGTGGTCATCGTCAGCGGCAGCAGGCCGGACGCGGCATCGCTCAGCGAACTCGCTGGCGCTCCGCGGCTCGACCCGGTGTTCCGGGGGCAGGACGAGCCCGCAATGATCACGCACACCTCCGGCACCACCGGTGTGCCCAAGCTCGTCGTGCACACGCCACGAACCATGGGCGAGCGGCTCAAGCCGCAGTGGCGTCTCCTGGCGCTGATGAGGCGGCGTGAGACCGTCGCGATCCACATCTCGTTCGTGCACTCGCGGATGTTCGCGGCGATGGCTCTGGCGCTCCTCCGGGACATGCCGGTGCTGCTGATGAAGGAGTCCGATCCCGAACTGGTCGCCGAGTTCTTCATCCAGAACCGGCCGGGATTCATCGAGGCGCTGCCCAATTCGTTCATGGAATGGGAGGAACTCACCGAGGACCGGCGAAAGCCGTTCGCGTCGGTGAAGTACTTCAGCAGCACTTTCGATGCCATACACCCCAGGACGATGAGCCGGCTCGTCAACTCGTCCGAGCGGCGTGGGGCGCTGTTCTTCCAGATCTACGGTCAGAGCGAGGTCGGCCCAGCCGTTGGCCGAGCATACTTCCGCAGGTCGGCCCACAAGGCGAACGGGCGCTGCGTCGGTTGGGCGATGCCGGGCAACGCGAGAGTCCGCGTGACTGCCCGGGACGGTAAGCGGCCCTCCGAGCAGAATCCCGGCTACATCGAGGTCGCGTGGCCTGGACTGGCGAAAACCTACTTCGCCGAACAGGACCGTTACGACTCCAACCGGTTCGGCGACTGGTGGCGGACCGGCGACGTCGGCTACCGCACCAGGTTCGGCTGCCTTCACGTGTTCGACCGGGAGGTCGACATGATCCCCGGCGTGCGCAGCACCTTGGAAGTCGAAGACATCGTGCTGAGCAGGCTCGGAGAGCTGAGCGAGCTTGTCGTGGTGCGGGGTCCGAAGGCAGAACCGGTGCCGGTGCTCTGCACCAACGGCGACCAGCCGCTGGACCGGGAACGCTGGCGTGCGGCCGTCGCCGAATTTCCTCAACTGGCAGACCCGTTCCAGATCCCGCAAGCCGAGCTACCTCGCACGGCCACGCTGAAGGTGCAGCGGATCGAGCTGTCCCGCAGGCTCCACGACCAGTTGGAGAAGCGGGCGTGA
- a CDS encoding aromatic prenyltransferase, which produces MEHLYSAIEESAALVDVTCSRDKVWPILAAYDAARQNIIAFRVANDTRDDGDFHCRFSLNDGVEPYGVALSNGLIAKTDHPVGALLSELQERCPIDSSGVDFGVVCGFRKIWIYFPDGEFQRLSTLADLRSMPSSLADNVDLFARHGLDDRVDVAGINYHHKSVNLYFPQPPDPTTIRSLHRDIGLPEPSEQMLKFCEGAFGFYTTLSWDSPKVERISFGAKAQDPTALPVRLGPKIEHFAKNVSYGVDDPKLVYGAVTSTGEEYYKLQAYYRWPSHGRRAGRGYPRSRSMN; this is translated from the coding sequence TTGGAACATCTCTACTCGGCCATTGAGGAATCCGCCGCGCTGGTGGACGTCACCTGCTCGCGTGACAAGGTCTGGCCGATCCTGGCAGCGTACGACGCGGCCCGGCAGAACATCATTGCTTTCCGGGTGGCGAATGACACCCGCGACGATGGAGACTTTCACTGCCGCTTCTCGCTGAACGACGGTGTGGAGCCATATGGTGTCGCCCTGTCGAACGGCCTCATCGCGAAGACCGACCATCCCGTCGGAGCGCTGCTCTCGGAACTGCAGGAACGATGCCCCATCGACAGTAGTGGTGTCGACTTCGGAGTCGTTTGCGGATTCAGGAAGATCTGGATCTACTTCCCGGACGGGGAATTTCAAAGGCTGTCGACGCTTGCCGACCTCCGGTCGATGCCCAGCAGCCTGGCGGACAACGTCGACCTTTTCGCCCGCCATGGTCTGGACGACAGAGTGGATGTGGCCGGCATCAACTACCACCACAAATCTGTGAATCTGTACTTTCCCCAGCCGCCCGACCCGACGACGATCCGTTCGTTGCATCGCGACATCGGACTGCCGGAGCCGAGTGAGCAGATGTTGAAGTTCTGCGAGGGGGCGTTCGGGTTCTATACCACCTTGAGCTGGGATTCCCCAAAGGTTGAGCGGATCTCCTTTGGTGCGAAGGCCCAGGATCCGACGGCACTTCCCGTCCGGCTCGGCCCGAAGATCGAGCACTTCGCGAAGAACGTTTCCTACGGGGTCGACGACCCCAAGCTCGTTTACGGGGCAGTGACGTCGACCGGCGAGGAATACTACAAACTCCAAGCATATTATCGATGGCCGTCGCATGGTCGCCGCGCCGGTCGCGGATATCCACGGTCCCGGTCGATGAACTGA
- a CDS encoding DegT/DnrJ/EryC1/StrS family aminotransferase has translation MDTIPLVHASLGAAELAAVADAFSSGWPAGQGPRGKALETQLTERYRVGGAVAVSNCGAALHLALLALDVQPGDEVIVADYTFPAPAHAVRYVDAVPIFADVRADTGTIDPQSVADLIGPRTVGVIAVDTVGLPADYAALTSIADRHGLFLVEDAACAVGATYQGREAGALAPVACLSFHGRKGITSGEGGALLTTDPVIAAHARLRSSFGIESIFDQAKVVGLPIPVFTEIGYNYKLSDIAAAILLVQLGRVGELLDRRRAVAAHYAELFADEELVTLPYVPQDRTHAWQSYMVKLDPSVDRARVAADLRAQGIGCGHGTWACHLQPVYETKQRCPVSADLFARQLAIPMHAELGTDQVERVAKSLRAALRAAIKQ, from the coding sequence ATGGACACGATCCCCCTGGTTCACGCAAGTCTCGGCGCGGCGGAGCTGGCGGCCGTCGCGGATGCTTTCTCCTCGGGCTGGCCGGCCGGTCAGGGCCCAAGAGGAAAGGCACTGGAGACACAGCTGACCGAGCGGTACCGGGTTGGCGGCGCGGTCGCGGTGAGCAACTGCGGCGCCGCGCTCCACCTGGCTCTGCTAGCGCTCGACGTCCAGCCCGGCGACGAGGTCATCGTCGCCGACTACACCTTTCCGGCTCCCGCCCATGCGGTGCGGTACGTCGACGCGGTCCCCATCTTCGCCGACGTGCGTGCCGACACCGGCACCATCGACCCACAGTCCGTAGCGGACCTGATCGGCCCGCGAACGGTTGGTGTGATCGCGGTCGACACGGTCGGCCTGCCCGCCGACTACGCGGCCCTGACGTCGATCGCGGACCGGCACGGGCTCTTCCTCGTCGAGGACGCCGCCTGTGCGGTCGGCGCCACGTACCAGGGGCGCGAGGCGGGCGCGCTGGCACCGGTTGCCTGCCTGTCCTTCCACGGGCGCAAGGGAATCACCAGCGGCGAGGGCGGGGCACTGCTCACCACCGATCCGGTAATCGCGGCGCACGCGAGGCTACGGTCGTCCTTCGGCATCGAAAGCATCTTCGATCAGGCAAAGGTCGTCGGTCTGCCGATACCCGTGTTCACCGAGATCGGCTACAACTACAAGCTGTCCGACATCGCCGCCGCGATCCTGCTGGTCCAGCTTGGCCGGGTCGGCGAACTGCTGGACCGCCGGCGCGCGGTCGCAGCGCATTACGCCGAGCTGTTCGCCGACGAAGAGCTCGTCACCCTGCCGTACGTGCCGCAGGACCGTACCCATGCCTGGCAGTCCTACATGGTGAAGTTGGACCCGAGCGTGGACCGCGCGAGGGTCGCCGCCGACCTCCGCGCACAGGGCATCGGATGCGGGCACGGCACCTGGGCGTGCCACCTTCAACCGGTGTACGAGACGAAGCAGCGGTGCCCCGTCTCGGCGGATCTCTTCGCGCGTCAGCTCGCCATCCCCATGCACGCCGAACTCGGCACCGACCAGGTCGAACGAGTCGCGAAGAGCCTGCGTGCCGCACTCCGCGCAGCCATCAAGCAGTGA
- a CDS encoding cupin domain-containing protein, with the protein MSGHVVLPGQGRRLVTKAQDVTFKVTGAQGSAVSCFEVVVPPGFDVGAHSHQHAQEFFYVLEGQLELLAFEPAERTADSWHDWKSSSGGQVVSAVAGSCMFVPSGCPHAFRNATDKPARMLFQSYPSPDHERYFEQIFEIFGAGRSVDPEAVQRLRDRYDISQITPLRYEPPTLLNS; encoded by the coding sequence ATGAGCGGTCACGTAGTCCTACCTGGTCAAGGTCGAAGGCTGGTCACAAAGGCGCAGGACGTCACCTTCAAGGTCACTGGGGCGCAGGGCTCCGCCGTCTCGTGCTTCGAGGTGGTGGTTCCGCCCGGCTTCGACGTGGGAGCGCACAGCCATCAGCACGCGCAGGAGTTCTTCTACGTCTTGGAAGGACAGCTCGAGCTGCTGGCGTTCGAGCCGGCCGAACGCACCGCGGACAGCTGGCACGACTGGAAGTCCTCCAGCGGGGGTCAAGTCGTCAGCGCGGTTGCGGGTAGCTGCATGTTCGTCCCGTCCGGATGCCCGCACGCCTTCAGGAACGCCACCGACAAGCCGGCACGCATGCTGTTTCAGAGCTATCCATCGCCCGATCACGAGCGCTACTTCGAGCAGATCTTTGAGATCTTCGGCGCCGGCCGATCGGTGGATCCGGAGGCCGTGCAACGACTGCGTGACCGCTATGACATTAGCCAGATCACGCCGCTTCGCTACGAACCGCCCACTCTGCTGAATTCCTGA
- the qcrA gene encoding cytochrome bc1 complex Rieske iron-sulfur subunit, giving the protein MSTETHGAEREEVDVFDPRLSRFEIVREGARRDGVEIVHYEDPYPVKGTKEERRMVRTVALCFLITGLAGTAFMVIYIWWPWAYDLGSNNSKLYTPLLGLTLGVSLLGVGFGILIWGKRLLPHEISIQDRHDGNSGRVERRLTGESIVYMGDELGFKRRKTLGLAAMLGLTPVGLAVAAPFIGGFIKSPTKDAILFHTGWDPAANGGKPVRLTREDGTPIRPEDVSVGGQMTVFPGIPEGATNEHADSPTLLIHLRAEDSAKALASAKPINKGSQWENFVAYSKICTHAGCPASLYEQQTNRLLCPCHQSQFLITDNARPIFGPATRTLPQLPITVDEEGFFVATSDYKVAVGPAFWERP; this is encoded by the coding sequence ATGAGCACGGAAACACACGGCGCCGAGCGGGAAGAGGTGGACGTCTTCGACCCGCGGCTGTCGCGGTTCGAGATCGTCCGCGAGGGCGCCCGCCGCGACGGCGTCGAGATCGTCCACTACGAGGACCCGTACCCGGTCAAGGGCACCAAGGAAGAGCGCCGGATGGTCCGCACCGTGGCGTTGTGCTTCTTGATCACCGGCCTCGCGGGCACCGCCTTCATGGTCATCTACATCTGGTGGCCGTGGGCGTACGACCTCGGCTCCAACAACAGCAAGCTCTATACGCCGCTGCTGGGCCTCACGCTCGGCGTTTCGCTGCTCGGTGTCGGCTTCGGCATCCTCATCTGGGGCAAGCGACTGCTGCCGCACGAGATCTCGATCCAAGATCGCCACGACGGGAATTCCGGCCGTGTCGAGCGCAGACTGACCGGTGAGTCGATCGTCTACATGGGCGATGAGCTCGGCTTCAAGCGCCGCAAGACGCTCGGCCTCGCCGCGATGCTGGGGCTCACCCCGGTCGGCCTGGCCGTGGCCGCCCCGTTCATCGGTGGTTTCATCAAGAGCCCGACCAAGGACGCCATCCTCTTCCACACCGGCTGGGACCCGGCGGCCAACGGCGGCAAGCCGGTGCGGCTGACCCGCGAGGACGGCACGCCGATCCGCCCCGAGGACGTCAGCGTGGGCGGCCAGATGACCGTCTTCCCGGGCATCCCGGAGGGCGCCACCAACGAGCACGCCGACTCCCCCACCCTGCTGATCCACCTACGGGCCGAAGACTCCGCCAAGGCTCTCGCCAGCGCCAAACCGATCAACAAGGGCTCCCAGTGGGAGAACTTCGTGGCGTACTCGAAGATCTGCACCCACGCCGGCTGCCCGGCCAGCCTCTACGAGCAGCAGACCAACCGCCTGCTCTGCCCGTGCCACCAGTCGCAGTTCCTGATCACCGACAACGCCCGGCCGATCTTCGGACCCGCCACCCGTACCCTGCCTCAGCTACCCATCACCGTGGATGAAGAGGGCTTTTTCGTGGCGACGTCCGACTACAAGGTTGCTGTCGGGCCAGCATTCTGGGAGCGGCCATGA